The segment AAAACGGACTGATGCAGCTCACATTACCTAATGACGCCCAGCTCTCACCCAACAAAAACTACTTTTGGCAAGTCGTCCTAAAATGTAACCCGAGCAAACCTTCACGGGATCAAGTCATCAGCGCCCACATCACCTACCGCCCCGATATCAAAACCGACATCAAATCCAGCAAACCAGCGGATATGGTTGAGCAATTAACCCAAGCAGAACTCTGGTACGACGCCCTCAAAGTCGCCCATAACCGACCCACACTCTACAAACAACTGCTAGAGGATCTACAACAGCTCGAAACAGATGCCCTGAAATCCGAAGATTGGACGAAGAATCAAACACTTCGCCTCACAACCCATCAGCAGAACCTGAGCCAACTGCTCACCCCATCACAGCCAGTTACCAACTAATACAAACGCCGACCAATAGTAGGGATGCGCCGTCGCGCCTCCCTGCTTAATCATATTGATCTGGGATTGTTGCAATGCCTGCGCTTTATTCAAACTCCGATTCTTCAGTTGGCCATAGAAGGTCATCGACAGTTCAGAAGCAGTCGCATCATTGATCGACCATAGGGAAGCCATCGCACTACTTGCCCCAGCCTGCACCGCGACACCAGCCAGTCCCAGCGCTGCTCGGTTATCCCCGATCGCTGTTTCACAAGCAGTCAAAACCAGTAAATCCAGCGGCTCCGTATTTTTCGAGAAATCCCGTAATAATTGATCAAGCTCATTGAGGTTGAACTTCTGATTTTGGTCATCCCCAATAATAAAAAACGTATCCTCAGCATCAGCCCCAAACTTCCCATGGGTCGCAATATGCAGCACCGAGTAACGCTGCCGCTGCAATTCCTCCGCCAGTCCAGCCCGATTAAATTTGTCATCCACCAACTGCGTCAGCCGGGGCACCTGCTCAGCAATTCCGGCCAACTCCTGCTTCACCTGTCCTAACGCTGAGAAGGTAGTGCCATCAATTTTGGCCTCCTTTGTATAGCCCATTGCCAAAACATTCAGATTGTCTCGATCGATTGGCTTCACATCCACCAGACTCAAACTCGGGGCCGCCGCGATCGCATATTTCTCAATCAAAAACTCTTTGCCATCATGCAAGGCCGCCATGGGCACCGTCCGCAAAATCCCATCCTGCACAAATACCAAAGTCTTAATACCCGCGGCTTCTAGATCCTGCGCAAATGGCTCAATCAGCCAAGCATGCAGCTGCTCAGCCAACTTCGTATCGTAGCCCGCCAAGGCCGTAGAAAAGTCTTCTAAACCCAGGCGATAATTATCAACGGTCCTCTCCACCACCGATCGGGGTTGATTAATCCAGCTAAACTTCCGCTCTCCACCCGGCAGGCTAATAATCACCGCTGTGCGATCGTCACCAATGACCGTCGTAAATACAGCAGTATCTTTCTGCTCAGCTTGATTCAAACGTTCGTCAATCCGGTTATCTGCCACCTCAATCACACAGTCATTACCAAAATAGTTCTGCAATTCTGCCAACTTCAGCGCATCTAAAGTTCCCAGCGTTGTATCCAGCTTCGATCGAGTGCCTGATTGCTGAGCGGTTTTAACCCCCGTTTCCGGTAATGCCGCCACCGGCACTGAAACCGGCGTCTCCTGATCTAGCTGAATCTGAATTAGTTCACGATAAATCGGGTCGATCGCATCACGGAAATCAAACTGCACATCTCGCCGGGCATTCAGCATTTCTTTGCGCACTTTTTCCAGTACATCGATCGAACGCTCATAGGCGGCTATTGCCGCTTGAGTCTGCCCCCGCGCCTTAAAAATGCGTCCCCGCTGCCACTCCCAAAGATACAAACTGTCGCGATCGGCCAGGTTTTGCTCAGCCGCGAGAATCGCCTGCTGGGCATAGTTCATTGCCTGATTATATTGCTGCGCACACTCCGCTAAGTTCCCCAGGTTCCCCAGTGCAAAGGACAGTGCTCGATTATCCTGGATATTCTGAGCAATCTGCCTGCCCCGCTGCAATAAACGCCGAGCCTGTGGCTGCTTCTCCACCGATACACAGCGTTGGTTTGGCTGCAATGCTTCCGTTGGACGATTCCGATTAAGCGCCTGAGCCAGGTCGATCGCGCTATACGCCGTCACCCGCGAATCGGGCAGTTGTTCTAAAAGCTGAGCTGCCTGTTGCCAGGTCCGCTGTTTACTCGACATCTGATTCAGTCGGGAATAAATCGGGATCAAATTCGTCAGCGTTTTCAGATGATCAACCCGATTGCCGCTCCCCTTAGCCAATTCAAGGCTGGCTCGATAATGCTTCAGTGCTTGTCGATCGAATTTATTACCAGCTGCTTCTAACGTTTTCGCCTCAGGCAGATCTTGGACCTTAAAACCTGGCACCTTACGATAACGATTCAACGCCAGATTGCTATAAGTATTACCCAAGCTATTATTTGCAGCGGCTTGAAACCCTAGAAACTTCTCTTGCTGCGCCAAATCTAAGGTTTTCAGCAAAACATCCTTAGCTCGGTCATAGTTTCCCTGTAACCGCAGTGCTTCCCCTAGACTGCCTAAAGCCGCAACACGAGTCCGTTGGTCTTTATGCGCTTTAGCGATCCCGATCGCGCTGCCCTTGCTACATTTGCTGAGGTCAAGTTCCTTGCTATCACACAAAAGCAGCACAGCATTCTGCGATTGTCCTTGCCGACTCAGTGCCTGTGCCTTTTCCGTGAGGATACGTCCGAGTTGTGGCTGGTCTCGATTTTGTTTATGTAGCTCAATCAGTCGATTCCAGTACTCGATCGCCTTCGCTGTCTGACCGATTTGCTGGTACGTCCGCGCCAAATTTTCCAGCAACATCGTTCTCAAACCAGTTGTTTCTGAGTCACTATCTAGCTGTTTTAGTGCGTTTTCCCAGGTTTGAATCGCTTGAGTATATTGACCGGATCTGTATTGGGCTACACCGCTATCCAGCATCGGAATCACCTCCTGAGCGGCTACTGCAGGAGCAGAAATAATAACGTTAGTTACAAACAGCGAAAGTAAATGCAACGGGAACTTCATGAACACACCACCATGACCTAAGAATAGTGATTGGGTATCTTACTCAGAATACCTGTTTAATCCTCTGCGCGAAGTGATAATTCATTACAAATTCAAGATATGCGATTGAGCCAAGTCATCGCTTGTTGACGTAGCAATCCTCCTGAATGTCAAAACCGTCACCATTCGGGTTTCGATAGTGACGGTTCATTAAGGACATAGTCATGGATACGATGAGGCTGAGGCAATTACTCCGATAATCTAGTGGTGTTTGGCACTAGTGATGTTTAGCAATTGCTTTAGGGCCAGAACGGGTAGGTTTTGCTTCGATAATTAGGCTGAAGTGACCGGCTTGCTTTGGTTGAGTAGAACTTACTCTAATACTGTAGCGACCATTACTCAGTACAGCAAAACTACGGGTTTTGCCAGAAGGAAATGGACCTTCTCGTAGCACTTTCCCTTTAGCATCAATCAAAGCAACATGAGGGGAGAACGCCTGACTACTGACCGTTAAGTTCAACGGTCTGCCAGTCTGTGCCGAAAAGTGATAAGAGCGGAAAAATGAACCATTTTTTCGCCGTGGGTCACCCGCTCCTAAGGCTGAAGCTCGAAGCAAAACTGGGGTAATCGCCCGAATCTTATAGCTCCCATAGCGATTCGCTTTTCGAGAATTCGCAATCAGGGTATACGTGCCGTCACTCCCTAAAATTTGGTAAAGGCGAGTAAATTTCTTACCAGGTTGAGCAGTTTTTCGCGCTACAGTCCTACCTTTTGGATTTAGTAGAATGAAGTGCGGATCAAATGCTTTCGCTTGCATTTCAAGTATAATTCCCTGATTTGCCTTTCCTTTGAAGGTGTATACATCGGCCAGGCTACGATCGCTACAAACTCTTTGGTCACCAGATTGTAGACGTCCGACCGTTGCCTTTTGATCAGCCACTAGTTGCGTGGCACGGCCTGCTGTCAGGTCTAAATGCTTGGCTAATATGGGAGATAAGCCATTTTTGTATGCTTGTAGTGTGGCCTGTAAGCGATCGATCGATGTGGCAAAATTTAGACCTTCCGCACGAAACTTCCAAGTATTAATCCCAATGAGTTCGCCCTTGGAATTTAATAATGCGCCGCCAGAGTTACCCTTGTTAATCGCTGCATCTAGCTGGATATAACCACTCTTCTGGTGAACATTACTCACAATCCCTTTGGTAATTGATGCGGGCTTGATGCCTTTAGGAAAGCCCATGGCAAAAACATTAGTGCCAGGAATCACAGGGCTTGATGCCATAGTGACAGTCGGCAGATTATGCTTCCCTTCAAGTTTTAGGAGTGCTAAATCGACGCAGCCCGATTGACCAGACGCGACAGGATAGGCTTTAACTTGCTTGCCATTGCTCAGCTCGACAATAATCCGCTTGGCCCCTTTGATCACGTGGGCATTAGTGACAATCAATCCATCTTTTCTGAGAATAACACCACTACCTTTTGACTTCCCATGCCGTGTGCGAGTTTCGATATAGACGATCGCGGGTTTTGTCTTACGGTAAATTTCTGTGGTTGCTAAGCTATCGCTAGATTGTGCTTGGGCGGCATAAGTAGATTGGGTGCCGGTCTGGATAAGCGCGAATTCTTGAATGACCACTGTGGCGATCGATGCTTGGACTGCCAATAATGCCGATGCAACTAACCGAGAACGGAATTGAGTTTGCATGACCCTGCTCCTTGAATATTGCAGTGTGAGGACTTGAACACTTTCAACAATAAAAGGATGGAATGGGATTTTCGATGGTGCTTCAGGTCTATGTTCTGGCTATTTTAACTCAAGGTGATTGCTGCTTTCGGCCAAATGCTATTTCGGTCAAGTACTCATTCGGCTACGCATTATTATTGGTATGCGTTGCCTATGAATAGACGGCCACTTGCGAAGCGGTAGAAACCTGTAGGATCAACGACCGGCTGTCCCAGCTTTCAAGGTTAGTTACCGTGAACAAAAGTCTGAATAATCAATTGGATGGGTTAAGCTGCGGAATCGAGGGATTCGCTTTGTCTAGGGTCAGCCGTTTGTATCCGCTGAATATCTTGGTATAATTGTTGGCCCAATATCTGTAACCTCTTTTGTGTTGTAACTTGCTGCTTTGTCAGCTCATGGCACATTTGCTCATAAGCGGCCTGATACCCCTCTAAATCATGCTCAATCTGCTCCATTAGTGCACGCTGGTAAGCATTGAGTAATTGCATAAAATGCATTTCAACCTGATCAAAAAACTGCCCCATCTCAGCCTTTAAAGTCTGCCAATATTGCTGTTGCACATTCTGTAAAGCACGACGTGCAGCCCGCTTACCAAACAGACGATGAGACCAAACCAGATTAGAGAAAGAAACTTTTTTAGTATTGACATTATTATCCACTGAGTCATACTTCTGAGTGACCATTTGCAAATCACAGTTATGTAGCGATAGAGAAGTATTGCTTGCCAAAGTTGGTATCTTGATCGTCGGTTCTAGCATCTGTAGCCGTTGATAGTGCGCAGTAAAGTTCCGTTGTACTCGCATTTCTCCCAGCACAGCGGCATTAACCAGATCTTTACTGGCCTCCAGCAGCAATCTCTGGATCCTTCGCCCATAGAGGTTAGTTAGCTCTGAGTAGTCTTGTTCTAAACCCTTGAGTTCACCTAGATTCCGCTTTATGAAGATGGTTTGTTGCAGCTCCTCAAGTGCTCCCTGACGCAGTTTTTCGATCGCCTCAAACATCGATTCTTGCGCAACAGCCGCTCCATCTTGTAAATATGCACCACATATCTGTAACTGTGCTGTGGTGAAATGCTTGATATCTTTAATCAACTCATGCTGCAGCACCGTTTTGCGTTGCTCATAATCCGTTACTTCAAAATCCAGAAGCGTTGTCAGAATTCGCACAACACGCTTTGAGATCTGGGCAAGCTGCTGCTCAACTCTAATTAGTCTTGATTTTCCCATTTGTTGTAGCAAACCTTGCTGCAGCCTATTTAGTTGCGGATTTCCTTCAAGCTCATTTGAGTTATACGCCGCTGCTTGCGCATTAGGGCAGGCATAAATAATTGGAGAACTAATTTCTAGTAGAATTTTAAGTTGCGCCTCTAGTGCGGCCAATAAAGCGTCTTGCTCCTCTGAAGGAAGCTGTTCAATGCCAGTGACGACGAATACGCAATGCTCACGATAAGCATAGAAAGATTGATGCAGATGAGCGATTAATCTTTTGGATAATCCCTGTTTTGCGGGAATAACCACTAATGCAACTCCCGCTTGCTGCTCAAACATTTGGAACAGAACTTGTTCATGTTCGGCACGATCGAATGTAAGTCCAGGGACCTCGACAACCGTAACTTGTCGCGCCAAAAAATCTGATTCATGTGTGATTTCAACTTGTTGCAAGTAGGATGCGATTTCATCACTGGTTTTGATCGCATTCAGTAATCTTCGATTTTCCGCTAACTTTTCTGCCTCAGTCTGCGGCTCAGGCTCTAATAGACCAAGGGTGTGTGCTAATCTTTGATTGCCATGTTGCCAGACGATCAGATCTCCTCCCTTCAGCGCGACCTTAATGTGCAATTGCTGACCATAGCGAATTGTGGTGATTGCCTGGCTGTCATTCGTTTTCGAGGTTGGTAGAAGGGCTACATTCAGTAGCTGATTGAGCACATTATTTTTCTCCCCAGCTGACTCACCAATGATTGCAAGCGCTAAGCGGCGATCGTCGAGTTGACGATGGATTGAATCAAGTTTGTCAGCTAGCCGTGCTCTCATCTGACTGGGAATCTTATACTTGTCTAGAGTTTTTTGGATAACCGCTAGGCTTTGACGGAGTTGAAGCTCACTTCTTTGAGATTCGCTTTGGAAGTTTGCATAACGGGGTCGTGTCGATGAACCTAGTATGCTGGCGACTGTGGAGTGACGGTTAATCATCGGTGACATCTCTCAAGTTTTAACGAATTAAGTGACCCAGCGTTTTACCGGCTGCTGTATATATCTCGTCCGCACTCGATCGAAGTTATGGAAGTTCTATTGAATTTCTTGGAAGATATTCCCTGCTGCTAGCCGCAAATAGGGTATTGTCGTAGGTTAGTTTGCTCAACAAACCTACTTGGGCATCTCTCTCCATCGATTCTAATGCTGCACTAAACTGGAGCATCTCCAGTCATCTAGCCGATAAACTTCCGTTGCGAGTCGAATGTTTATTTATGATTAGTTGGCCGCTGGCCTTAGTTTTTGATAAATTTTAGCAGCAGCAAGATTTTCGTGTGTTTGGGCGGTATAAGCAGATTGACTGCCGGTCTGCATGAGCGCAAATTCTTGAATCACTCCTGTAGCGATCAATGCTTGGACTGCCAATAATACCGATACAACTAATTTAGAGCCAACTTTAGTTTGCATGCTCCTCCCCCTAAATATTGCAGTGTGAGGACTTGAACATTTTCAACAATAAAAGGATGAAATGGGGTTTTCGATAGTGCTTTCGGCCCAGCTGTTGGCTATTTTGCCTCAAAGTTATTGCTGCTTTCGGCCAAGGGCTGCTGTTGGCATTTGCGGCCCATGACTAAAAATTTGTGTAAGAAAAACCAGTATTCGGTCGATCTATCTGATAGCTTCAGATTATTCAACTTTCTAATTCTTGTAATAACTAACCCGTAATAACCACTATGTTGTGTTCTCACCGCTGGTATCTTGCGCTGCTGCTATGTCCATGGTTTTCTTCAATTGCTGCACCAATCACACTGGCACAGGTTGTCCCTGATGCCACATTGGGAACGGAGCAGTCGCAAATTGCACCTGGAGTAGTACGAGGGGGTACTGCCGAACTAATTCAGGGTGGAGCAGTGCGGGGCAATAATCTGTTTCACAGTTTTCTAGAGTTTAATGTCAATGCCGGGCAGCGAGTGTATTTTGCTAACCCAGTGGGCATTGAGTCAATTTTGAGCCGGGTGACCGGAAATACCCCTTCGTCGATCGCGGGTACTTTGGGGGTAGATGGTGCAGCCGATTTATTTTTGATTAACCCGAAGGGCTTGGTATTTGGTGAAAGTAGCAGTCTCGATATTCAGGGGGCATTTCATGCAAGTACGGCATCAGCAATTCCATTGGGTGACGGTATTTACAGTGCTACGGCTCCCGAGCAGAGTACTTTACTGACCGTAAAGCCTCGAGCGTTGTTTAGCAGTTACCTGAGCGATACCGCCGGTGATATCCAGAACAAAGGACAGCTAAGGCCCCAGGGGAACTTGACCTTTGCGGCAAATACTATTGATTTCCAGGGACCGGTGATCGCAGATGGCGGCAATATCAGTTTCTTCGCGAGACGCGATATTGCGTTCAACAGTTCGGGCGCTTACGCCTGGAGTCTAGGAGGCAATATCGCTCTAGAGTCAGGGGGAAGCATTTCACTTTTGGACGGAGCGCAGGTAGATACAGCCCCGTTTGATGGTAATAGCGGCGATCTGAATGTTAATGCTCAACACTTGACTATGACTAATGGGGCGCAGCTCAAGACGGGATCTTTTTTTAGTGGCTTGGGTGGTAATTTAACTGTAAATGTCACTGGGACGATTTCACTTTCTGGTATCGGTTTTGACCCCTCGGGCAACTTGGGCTCCACGGGTTTAATTGCCAGTAGTTTGGTTCCGAGCAGCACAGGTACAAGCGGTAATATTCGAGTTACTGCTCCAGTGCTCAAACTGCTAAATGGAGGCTCGATCGGTACTCAAACCCTAAATGAGCAACCCGCTGGTGCAATCACGATTAACGCGCCCAGCACCATTCAAGTCTCTGGGGTAGCCAATTCACCAAGTGGAGAATTTCGCAGTGCTATTTCTGCTTCGAGCGGTTCAAATGCAGCTGCAGGACAGATTAATTTAACAGCACCTCAGCTAGTGATTGATGGCGGTGGCTCGATTGGGGCTAGTGGTGTTGGGACATTCGGACCGGGAGGCACTATCGATATTACCGCCAGACAAATCCTCGTTGATGGAGTATCGCCCGATGGTGAGCCAAGTAACATTGTGAGTCGATCGCTGTTCTTAGGGAATGCAGGTAATATCTTGATACGTGATGCCCAAGTGATTCAGCTAACGAATGGAGCCCAAATAGACATTTCTGCTTCGGGTCCTGGTGCCAGCAGCGGCAATTTGACTCTTAACACTGAAGATTTAGCACTGGCAAATAATAGTAAGATTTTGGCCAACAGCATTTTTGGTAATGCTGGTCAAGTTAATATTATCGTAACAGGGAATTTCACCCTCACTACTAACAGTTCCGTCACTGGAGATAATTTCACCAGTGGATCTGGTGCACAGTTTAGCGTACAGGCAAATCGTCTACGAGTAGAAGATGGTAGCTTTATTTCAACCAGCACCTTTGGGGCCGGAGATGCAGGCAATCTTGATATTCAAGCAACTGAGGCGGTTGAAATTCTGAATAATGGCTTTGTTAGTACAGGCACTTTCACCGGTCGTGGTGATGGCGGCAACTTGACTATTAGTGTGCCTCTATTATTGATTGACAAAGGGTTAGTAGAATCTAATTCTTTTTCTAGTGGTGCCGCTGGGAATATCATACTCAACGTTGCTAATTTGCTTATCCGAAATCGTGGAGAAGTTGCAGTTCGAGGTATTTTCGAAAGTGCTAATACTGGAGACATTACTATCAACGCTGGTATCATTCAATTAGAAGATGAAGGGAAAATATCGGCTTCATCTTCATCGCAAAACGGCGGTAATATTAGCCTTACAGCAGATAAACGGTTAGTCTTACGGCGCAATGCTCTGATTGATGCTAATGCAGGTGACTCACGGGATTTAATCACACCACCGCCTGGAACTGGTAACGGTGGTAATGTGCGGATTTCTGCTCCGTTTGTTGTTGGAATACCGGGAGAAAATAGTGACATAGTCGCCACAGCCTCTTTGGGCAATGGAGGACGTGTTGATATTGAGGCTCGCGGCTTGTTTGGCATCGAATCTCGGTCCCAACGGACTTTCTTGAGCGATATTACAGCCAGTTCAGACGTAGGTCTCAGTGGTACGGTAGCGGTTAATACTCCAGATAATAGCTTTATTGAAAATAATCTCGCTTCCCTTCCAGATAACACAATTGATACAGCCGCCCTCACAGCTCGTAGCTGTATTGCTCGTAGCAATCAAAACCAAGGCTCTTTTGTGGTGGTTGGCCGTGGTGGCCTGCCCCAGCGTCCCAGCGAAGGAAATATTGTGACCTTCCCAACCGGGGCAGTCCGAGCTAGGGGGCACAAGCAATCACAGTCACGGGTTCCTTCAATTAATTCTGCTTTTTTGGAGCCAGATGGCATGTATCGTTTAAGTGACGGAAGATTGGTATTGGGTAGAATGTGCCCAGGCTAATTGCGTTCAATACACCCATAATAGACTCCTAACGCGATCCACCTGGTTGGCGATAGTGACCATTGCGATCTACACTCTCGTGGAATGCGCTTACCGCGATCGCATTTTGCTAACGCTGGTTCGAACCTAGCAAAACGATCGCCAAAACGAACATGATTGAAATTTGTTTGCACATGGTTTGTCTCCAAAGTTCGCGGTGAGAAGTCATGAAAAGAGGAGCGAAGCAGCGTGATTTGTATATGCATTAACCCATAGCGATCGCCCGGCGTACTGCGGCATCTGCATTTACAAAGCCGTTACCGTATTCAGTTTGGTTGTAGCCAGGAATATTACGATAGGCTGTCTCAGATAAGATCTGTTTGATTTGTCCAGCAGTTAGGCCAGAATTTGCACTCCATACTAGCGAGGCTACACCAGAGACATTAGGGGCTGCGGCTGAGGTACCTTCAAATTCTCGGTCGGGAGCGAATCCACCAAAAGCATTGTGCTGATGATAGCCAAGGCTGGTGCCAAATAGAGTATTCTCCGCCATCGTAGACATAACTTCAGATGGCCCCATTAGCGTCAATCCAGGACCATATTGCGATCCCCAGTTGTCATATACAATTCGTTGGCCTGGATTCGTCGCTCTGTCAAATTCGTCACTCCCTCCCCAAGAAGCACCTACTGCTATGACATTGTCATAAACTTGAGCCAAGGCTGCAGGTGAAGCTAATCCTGCTAACTTATGTCCCGAATTTCCAGCAGAAATCACGAACAGAGTGTTGGAATTTTCAGCAATGACCTTTTCCAGCTCTTTATGAGCATCAGGATGCATATTATTAGCACCTAAGCTCATATTGATAATTAACTTTTCACCGCGCACTTCAGCTGCATCAATCATCATTTTGCTAGAATCTTCTAGGCTGTAATCGCCAGTATTCATATCTAAGACATCCACATTTATCATTGTAGAATTCCAATTAATTCCACTAATGCCTTCACCATTATTGGTTGCGGCACCGATAATCCCATGCACTGCTGTGCCATGAGACGTAGACTGGGGACCTCCACCTTGATTAACAGGCGCAGCACGGAAGAATTCATCTTCGACGTTACCTAGATTGAATAATACATTTGGACGCTGTAAATCAGAATGGATATTGCCAAATGCGTCAAAGCCTAAGCCTGTATCTGCCACCCCGATCGCTACTTCATCCGAGCCAGTGGTAAATCGCCAAGCATTATGAACGCCCATCATATGGAGATTCCATTGTTGAGCAAACCCAGGATCATTGGGAGTGACAGTTAATGTATTAAGGGGTAGAGTAATATCGGCAAATTGAATCGTGTCCATCCCTTCAAACAGGATCTGTTGTCCCGTCATCAGAGTCATTGCATCGAAGATGCGCGTGCCAGTGCCATCATCATGAGCCACACCACTGCCGTTGACACCAGCTAAGTTCCAATCGACAACTGACGAAGAGCGAATCGCAGTAGCATCAATATAGTCGAATCGGCCCGAACCAAAATCAATATTGCCATTACCTGAGAAAATAGAGCGCGTTGCGGCAGGATTAAAAATAAATCGATCTGCGCCTAGGCTTCCACTCAATGCCTGAGTTTGGCCAAATCCAGCAGCAGATATATTGAGACTATAATTGCTATTAGTACCAGAAGCCGTCACCGCAATATGATAGAAACCGGCTCCGATCTCTACCTCCAATGTTTCTGCTGCTTTACCACTCAATTTAGAGAAGTCTAAAACTTCATTTACTTCAATGGTTTGATTCCCGTTAAAATCATGAATCAAATAGAGATCAGAATTGTTGGTTATTCCTGTCAAAGAAAGAGTGACAGTACTGTTTTGACCAACAGCAAAACTGTAAAAATCAACTGGGTCGCTTGTACCAACAACATCATTCGCTGTCACCGCACCATTCAGCCACCCCATATAGGTAGCAGTTGCAAGACTGTTGTCACTTCGGTCTACGAACCAATCTGACTGAGCTGAGGCTGCTTCAAAGCTAGGTGGAGCGCCCACCATAGCCGCCTGCCCAATGATGCTATCTGCACTGAGCGAAGCCACTACTCCACGACCTTGGCTTACCGCATTGTGCTCAGCCAGAACTTCAAACCCATCCATGAGAAAGTCTTTACTGCTGGTCAGGCTTGCTGTGTCGCTCCACTGGGGGGCAGGTTCAATCGCCGCACTTTGATGACGACAGGCAGTACGGCCAAAAACGTTAAGACTAGAAGACTCTGGCTCAAGACCGTAACCCAAAGAAGCTGATAACAGTTCACTACCAATTAGATCAGAAAGGGGGGTATTGGAAATAGAATTAGCAAGACTCATATCGTTGACCTCTGATTGATTCTGTAGACAGAATAGAGAAGTCAGAAAGCTATTTCATGAGTTGTTTCGGACAGCCTAAATACATGATTTAGCATGAACCATGGAAGGATCAAGATAACCTCATTGCAGGTTTCTGCAATGGGCCTAGAAGCCTTATATCAGATATGCCAGAGCAGTTTGCGTGACTCTAATCTCCCTGCTGTCTTTTGCTTTTTAGCATCATTCGCATTCTCTCAAGTGTAATTTAATAGATTAGTAGTTTATGACAATTAGGATTGCATTTTTCAGTATGCAGCTTTACCTGAACTAGAATTGATTATTTAGTGATTACTCCTATGATAATTTTAGTGATGTGCTTATCACCAATTTATGATCAAGTACATGGCGCGATATCACAGTTCAGTTAAGGAGTTTGCTATGAAATTGATGCATCGAATCTTATTCGTACCTGCGATCGCCCTCGCAATTTTGCCCAGTATGACGGCTAATGCTAATGCCCAGTCGGCACTTAATCGTGCTCTACAGTCCTGTAATCGCATTTCTGATCCCCTCCGTCGCGGCAATTGTCAGTCAGCTATGCGTGCTCGGCAAGCCCAAATGGATTTAGTTCGTTCCTGGACGCCGCACCAACGTTCTTTAGCTCGTCAGATTTCTCAAATTACTTACACTTACTTCCAGCGGAACGGGCAGCCAATACCAGTAAATCGTAATAGCGTATTGGCAGTCATGCAGATGATTGGTGCAAATCG is part of the Romeriopsis navalis LEGE 11480 genome and harbors:
- a CDS encoding DUF928 domain-containing protein codes for the protein MKLLKIFPVAISLTLLSLSLYSPQADARRRYYRPRRIRPYKGRTVPKATRGGCEQTPTNQRLTPIAPISHIGQTATATPTVYWYVPDKSTYNITFRLWEQLSPEKGKILWTQKQIKSQNGLMQLTLPNDAQLSPNKNYFWQVVLKCNPSKPSRDQVISAHITYRPDIKTDIKSSKPADMVEQLTQAELWYDALKVAHNRPTLYKQLLEDLQQLETDALKSEDWTKNQTLRLTTHQQNLSQLLTPSQPVTN
- a CDS encoding CHAT domain-containing protein codes for the protein MLDSGVAQYRSGQYTQAIQTWENALKQLDSDSETTGLRTMLLENLARTYQQIGQTAKAIEYWNRLIELHKQNRDQPQLGRILTEKAQALSRQGQSQNAVLLLCDSKELDLSKCSKGSAIGIAKAHKDQRTRVAALGSLGEALRLQGNYDRAKDVLLKTLDLAQQEKFLGFQAAANNSLGNTYSNLALNRYRKVPGFKVQDLPEAKTLEAAGNKFDRQALKHYRASLELAKGSGNRVDHLKTLTNLIPIYSRLNQMSSKQRTWQQAAQLLEQLPDSRVTAYSAIDLAQALNRNRPTEALQPNQRCVSVEKQPQARRLLQRGRQIAQNIQDNRALSFALGNLGNLAECAQQYNQAMNYAQQAILAAEQNLADRDSLYLWEWQRGRIFKARGQTQAAIAAYERSIDVLEKVRKEMLNARRDVQFDFRDAIDPIYRELIQIQLDQETPVSVPVAALPETGVKTAQQSGTRSKLDTTLGTLDALKLAELQNYFGNDCVIEVADNRIDERLNQAEQKDTAVFTTVIGDDRTAVIISLPGGERKFSWINQPRSVVERTVDNYRLGLEDFSTALAGYDTKLAEQLHAWLIEPFAQDLEAAGIKTLVFVQDGILRTVPMAALHDGKEFLIEKYAIAAAPSLSLVDVKPIDRDNLNVLAMGYTKEAKIDGTTFSALGQVKQELAGIAEQVPRLTQLVDDKFNRAGLAEELQRQRYSVLHIATHGKFGADAEDTFFIIGDDQNQKFNLNELDQLLRDFSKNTEPLDLLVLTACETAIGDNRAALGLAGVAVQAGASSAMASLWSINDATASELSMTFYGQLKNRSLNKAQALQQSQINMIKQGGATAHPYYWSAFVLVGNWL
- a CDS encoding S1C family serine protease, producing the protein MQTQFRSRLVASALLAVQASIATVVIQEFALIQTGTQSTYAAQAQSSDSLATTEIYRKTKPAIVYIETRTRHGKSKGSGVILRKDGLIVTNAHVIKGAKRIIVELSNGKQVKAYPVASGQSGCVDLALLKLEGKHNLPTVTMASSPVIPGTNVFAMGFPKGIKPASITKGIVSNVHQKSGYIQLDAAINKGNSGGALLNSKGELIGINTWKFRAEGLNFATSIDRLQATLQAYKNGLSPILAKHLDLTAGRATQLVADQKATVGRLQSGDQRVCSDRSLADVYTFKGKANQGIILEMQAKAFDPHFILLNPKGRTVARKTAQPGKKFTRLYQILGSDGTYTLIANSRKANRYGSYKIRAITPVLLRASALGAGDPRRKNGSFFRSYHFSAQTGRPLNLTVSSQAFSPHVALIDAKGKVLREGPFPSGKTRSFAVLSNGRYSIRVSSTQPKQAGHFSLIIEAKPTRSGPKAIAKHH
- a CDS encoding dynamin family protein codes for the protein MINRHSTVASILGSSTRPRYANFQSESQRSELQLRQSLAVIQKTLDKYKIPSQMRARLADKLDSIHRQLDDRRLALAIIGESAGEKNNVLNQLLNVALLPTSKTNDSQAITTIRYGQQLHIKVALKGGDLIVWQHGNQRLAHTLGLLEPEPQTEAEKLAENRRLLNAIKTSDEIASYLQQVEITHESDFLARQVTVVEVPGLTFDRAEHEQVLFQMFEQQAGVALVVIPAKQGLSKRLIAHLHQSFYAYREHCVFVVTGIEQLPSEEQDALLAALEAQLKILLEISSPIIYACPNAQAAAYNSNELEGNPQLNRLQQGLLQQMGKSRLIRVEQQLAQISKRVVRILTTLLDFEVTDYEQRKTVLQHELIKDIKHFTTAQLQICGAYLQDGAAVAQESMFEAIEKLRQGALEELQQTIFIKRNLGELKGLEQDYSELTNLYGRRIQRLLLEASKDLVNAAVLGEMRVQRNFTAHYQRLQMLEPTIKIPTLASNTSLSLHNCDLQMVTQKYDSVDNNVNTKKVSFSNLVWSHRLFGKRAARRALQNVQQQYWQTLKAEMGQFFDQVEMHFMQLLNAYQRALMEQIEHDLEGYQAAYEQMCHELTKQQVTTQKRLQILGQQLYQDIQRIQTADPRQSESLDSAA